One segment of Gordonia terrae DNA contains the following:
- a CDS encoding hydantoinase/oxoprolinase family protein produces MTKAINRTDKVRTAVDIGGTFTDVFIQQSDGTIVTAKYPTQSNPIEGVLAGMEQAGVAWEDVEFFSHGTTIATNALITRKFPKVALVTTEGFRDVIEIRRGDRESWDPYQEVAPPVVPRRHRLTVPERIGYDGTVLEPLDEGSAREVARILRRREIETVAVCFVNSFTNPAHENRMAEILAEELPGVSITTSSDVLPEIFEYERFSTTVANAALVPIIGPYARTLEGRLAEAGYDNDVLLLHSGGGVMTPTMAEKYGARLAASGIAAGAIASRHIARTCGFENSIGFDMGGTSTDVSLTDNGVLATTNMWSVAFGHPICFPSIEVLTIGAGGGSIAWLDDAGSLRNGPQSAGSDPGPACYGASGDLATNTDANLILGTVGKKLAGGVKELDESMARAALEKISAPLGLDVETAAQSIIKVANANMADAIRLISIRKGHDPRDFALVGFGGAGPLHAAYLAKDLGIPTVIIPPHPGVTSAMGCMLVDIQHDITRMYLADAAGADLDHLTATFAELQEEGRERLTAEHVDPDDMLFEYYLDMRYEGQWRAIAVPVSMPLTSLDEVVATFHATHLKEHNFAAEDTGVEIYRISLRAIGLTPRMDATPAELVDSETFTPEPLELRDVLFPDEVARLATPVYDRAGLPPGAVLTGPCIVDQLDSTTVVPPRTSARVDEWGNLLLTAAE; encoded by the coding sequence ATGACGAAAGCCATCAACCGGACCGACAAGGTCCGCACCGCCGTCGACATCGGTGGGACGTTCACCGACGTCTTCATCCAGCAGTCCGACGGCACGATCGTCACGGCCAAGTATCCGACCCAGAGCAATCCCATCGAGGGCGTGCTGGCCGGTATGGAGCAGGCCGGCGTCGCGTGGGAGGATGTCGAATTCTTCTCGCACGGAACGACGATCGCGACCAACGCGCTCATCACGAGGAAGTTCCCGAAGGTCGCGCTGGTGACGACCGAGGGGTTCCGGGACGTGATCGAGATCCGGCGCGGCGACCGTGAGTCCTGGGACCCGTACCAGGAGGTCGCCCCGCCGGTGGTCCCGCGTCGTCACCGCCTGACCGTTCCCGAACGGATCGGTTACGACGGCACCGTCCTCGAGCCGCTCGACGAGGGCTCCGCGCGCGAGGTCGCCCGCATCCTGCGCCGACGCGAGATCGAGACCGTGGCAGTCTGTTTCGTCAACTCCTTCACCAACCCCGCCCACGAGAACCGGATGGCCGAGATCCTCGCCGAGGAACTGCCGGGTGTGTCGATCACCACCTCGAGCGATGTGCTGCCGGAGATCTTCGAGTACGAGCGGTTCTCGACGACGGTCGCCAACGCCGCCCTGGTCCCGATCATCGGCCCCTACGCCCGGACGCTCGAGGGCCGGCTCGCCGAAGCCGGATACGACAACGACGTCCTGCTGCTCCATTCGGGCGGCGGGGTCATGACCCCGACCATGGCCGAGAAATACGGCGCCCGCCTGGCCGCCTCCGGCATCGCGGCGGGAGCCATCGCGAGTCGACACATCGCCCGCACGTGCGGGTTCGAGAACTCGATCGGGTTCGACATGGGCGGGACCTCCACCGACGTGTCGCTCACCGACAACGGCGTGCTGGCGACGACCAACATGTGGAGCGTCGCGTTCGGCCACCCGATCTGCTTCCCCAGCATCGAAGTGCTGACCATCGGCGCGGGAGGCGGTTCGATCGCCTGGCTCGACGACGCCGGTTCGCTGCGCAACGGTCCACAATCCGCGGGGTCCGACCCCGGGCCGGCCTGCTACGGCGCGTCCGGGGATCTCGCCACCAACACCGATGCCAACCTGATCCTGGGCACCGTCGGCAAGAAGCTGGCCGGCGGCGTGAAGGAGCTCGACGAGTCGATGGCGCGGGCCGCCCTGGAGAAGATCTCGGCACCACTGGGTCTCGACGTCGAGACGGCGGCCCAGTCGATCATCAAGGTCGCCAACGCCAACATGGCCGACGCGATCCGCCTGATCTCCATCCGCAAGGGCCACGACCCGCGGGACTTCGCGCTGGTCGGTTTCGGCGGAGCCGGACCCCTGCACGCCGCCTATCTCGCCAAGGACCTGGGCATCCCGACCGTCATCATCCCGCCGCACCCGGGAGTCACCTCGGCGATGGGTTGCATGCTGGTCGACATCCAGCACGACATCACCCGGATGTATCTCGCCGACGCCGCGGGCGCCGACCTCGACCACCTCACCGCCACCTTCGCCGAACTGCAGGAGGAGGGACGGGAGCGTCTGACGGCCGAGCACGTCGATCCCGACGACATGCTCTTCGAGTACTACCTCGACATGCGCTACGAGGGACAGTGGCGGGCGATCGCGGTGCCGGTCTCGATGCCGCTGACAAGCCTGGACGAGGTCGTCGCGACCTTCCACGCGACACATCTCAAGGAGCACAACTTCGCGGCGGAGGACACCGGCGTCGAGATCTACCGGATCTCGTTGCGCGCCATCGGACTCACGCCGCGGATGGACGCGACCCCCGCCGAGTTGGTCGATTCGGAGACCTTCACCCCGGAACCCCTCGAGCTGCGGGACGTGCTGTTCCCCGACGAGGTCGCACGACTGGCCACGCCGGTCTACGACCGCGCCGGACTGCCGCCCGGAGCCGTGCTGACCGGACCGTGCATCGTCGACCAGCTCGATTCGACGACCGTCGTCCCGCCACGGACCTCCGCGCGGGTCGACGAGTGGGGCAACCTCCTGCTCACCGCCGCCGAGTGA
- a CDS encoding PucR family transcriptional regulator — translation MATVGDVVIGVGLLSVTPGAAGRTRHVEVSGTCEAGRIEPADVGAGDIVHMGSTGWPAAGAPEVFAATLRQRAAAAVVVDTDDDNLSAEFVSACVSHGVPIYMLPRTKTFRDVEVVVTPHAVVDDTVGESGPVASILASLGAFHRASGISGAVLLDGAVLTASSATVDTDLLRKTTALTPAVLHAIGGTAAALHITLPRSGAALVLSNPRRRPFESTRVRKLANDIDADAHLLRVNRAMRRPLEGGLVRELIEARIPSSAMDSWVGSFGYGPGDRVHSVAVVIGPHSDTSSARVVDAMHDLGACAGLATVAAAHDSVAYALIKTGTEKDSVPPAGRDFDAHLQVFTDVFVARHAELAVGGSSYVIRSSDDLTRGLINARQMAERNSRADDESPVTIALPVPLAATLLAGDPERSAELRRSLLDPVLAYDREKDTSYVSTLSTFFALDCHSGATANELGIHINTLRYRLSRIEKLTGRGLQSMVDRTDYYLALCVGETSRGRGDRSRRPTP, via the coding sequence ATGGCGACCGTGGGCGACGTCGTCATCGGCGTGGGTCTGCTGTCGGTCACGCCGGGGGCCGCCGGGCGGACGCGACACGTCGAGGTGTCCGGCACCTGCGAGGCCGGTCGGATCGAGCCCGCGGACGTCGGCGCGGGCGACATCGTGCACATGGGGTCGACGGGATGGCCCGCTGCGGGCGCGCCGGAGGTGTTCGCGGCGACCCTGCGGCAGCGCGCAGCGGCCGCCGTGGTGGTGGACACCGACGACGACAACCTTTCCGCCGAGTTCGTGTCGGCCTGCGTGAGTCACGGTGTGCCGATCTACATGCTCCCCAGGACCAAGACGTTCCGCGACGTCGAGGTGGTCGTCACGCCGCATGCCGTCGTCGACGACACCGTCGGCGAATCCGGTCCGGTGGCTTCGATTCTGGCGTCCCTCGGAGCGTTTCACCGCGCGTCGGGCATCAGCGGGGCGGTGCTCCTCGACGGCGCGGTCCTCACCGCATCGTCGGCGACCGTCGATACCGATCTGCTGAGGAAGACCACCGCGTTGACCCCCGCCGTCCTGCATGCGATCGGTGGAACCGCGGCGGCCCTGCACATCACCCTGCCGAGGTCTGGTGCGGCGCTGGTCCTCTCGAACCCGCGCCGCCGACCATTCGAATCGACCCGGGTCCGCAAACTCGCGAACGACATCGACGCCGATGCGCACCTGCTGCGGGTGAACCGGGCGATGCGCAGACCGTTGGAGGGGGGCCTCGTCCGCGAGCTGATCGAGGCGCGGATCCCATCGTCGGCGATGGATTCGTGGGTGGGGTCCTTCGGTTACGGGCCGGGCGATCGCGTCCACTCGGTGGCGGTGGTCATCGGTCCGCACAGCGACACCTCGTCGGCGCGGGTCGTCGACGCCATGCACGACCTGGGTGCCTGCGCCGGGTTGGCAACCGTTGCAGCAGCACATGACTCGGTGGCCTACGCGCTGATCAAGACCGGCACGGAGAAAGACTCGGTGCCACCGGCGGGACGCGACTTCGACGCACATCTGCAGGTGTTCACCGACGTCTTCGTCGCCCGGCACGCCGAGCTCGCCGTCGGCGGCAGCTCCTACGTCATCCGGAGCAGCGACGACCTGACCAGGGGGCTCATCAACGCGCGACAGATGGCCGAGCGGAACTCCCGCGCCGACGACGAGTCGCCGGTCACGATCGCGCTTCCGGTGCCGCTCGCCGCGACATTGCTGGCCGGTGACCCGGAACGGTCGGCGGAGCTGCGCCGTTCGCTGCTCGATCCCGTCCTCGCCTACGACAGGGAGAAGGACACGAGCTACGTGTCGACCCTCAGCACGTTCTTCGCGCTCGACTGCCACTCCGGCGCGACGGCCAACGAACTGGGCATCCACATCAACACACTGCGATATCGGCTGTCGCGCATCGAGAAGCTGACCGGACGTGGCTTGCAGTCGATGGTCGATCGCACCGACTACTACCTGGCCCTATGCGTCGGCGAGACGTCCCGCGGACGGGGGGACCGGAGCCGGCGGCCGACTCCCTGA
- a CDS encoding transporter substrate-binding protein — protein sequence MLYSLSGNQAEMEQSILDGAMLAVHQINSRGGVLGSDIQVAIYDDHSEVSSTARGVDHLCTTENVDAIVGGYTSAARLALTPAIHANASLLMYPTYFEGEETDSRIFYCGAAPNQYIADYLAWIAGTLGRRVYIVGSDYIYPRVLAEAIRRLAGSLGIEIVGDRYAPLGETRFESIIDDIGRVRPDVVVCNLVGADSTTAFYTQYHLGGLTADTMPIAATVTTELDLAHMPTAVSDGHYMVATYFAELSSPVNDTFRRELADVRGQRWSHAAQVGAFNAVHALALAAEQARSLDVDALSRALIGIRFEENPEGAPFFFRANHYSSHPSYVGRAAGGRYEVIADFAARQPDPWWSGSRPPAPVPPSAGRLADA from the coding sequence ATGCTGTATTCCCTCTCGGGCAACCAGGCGGAGATGGAGCAGTCGATCCTGGACGGGGCGATGCTCGCGGTCCACCAGATCAACTCGCGCGGCGGCGTTCTGGGTTCAGACATCCAGGTCGCGATCTATGACGACCACTCGGAGGTGTCGTCGACCGCCCGCGGGGTGGATCATCTGTGCACCACCGAGAACGTCGACGCCATTGTCGGTGGGTACACCTCGGCGGCCCGCCTGGCGCTGACTCCGGCCATCCACGCGAACGCCTCGTTGTTGATGTATCCCACCTACTTCGAAGGTGAAGAGACCGACTCGCGGATCTTCTACTGCGGCGCGGCGCCCAACCAGTACATCGCCGACTATCTGGCGTGGATCGCCGGCACACTCGGCCGGCGCGTGTACATCGTCGGCTCGGATTACATCTATCCGCGGGTTCTGGCCGAAGCCATCCGCCGACTCGCCGGGAGCCTCGGGATCGAGATCGTCGGCGACCGCTATGCACCCCTCGGAGAGACCAGGTTCGAATCGATCATCGACGACATCGGACGCGTGCGACCCGACGTGGTGGTCTGCAATCTCGTCGGCGCCGACTCGACGACGGCCTTCTACACCCAGTACCACCTCGGCGGATTGACCGCGGACACGATGCCGATCGCGGCGACCGTCACCACCGAGCTGGACCTGGCCCACATGCCGACCGCGGTCAGCGACGGTCACTACATGGTCGCGACCTACTTCGCCGAGCTGTCGTCGCCGGTGAACGACACGTTCCGGCGCGAGCTGGCCGACGTGCGGGGCCAGCGCTGGAGTCACGCCGCCCAGGTCGGGGCCTTCAACGCGGTGCACGCGCTCGCGCTGGCCGCCGAGCAGGCCCGATCGCTCGACGTCGACGCCCTGTCCCGCGCCCTGATCGGCATCCGATTCGAGGAGAATCCCGAAGGCGCGCCGTTCTTCTTCCGCGCCAACCACTACAGCTCGCACCCGTCCTATGTCGGTCGTGCCGCGGGTGGCAGGTACGAGGTCATCGCCGACTTCGCCGCACGCCAGCCCGATCCGTGGTGGTCAGGGAGTCGGCCGCCGGCTCCGGTCCCCCCGTCCGCGGGACGTCTCGCCGACGCATAG
- a CDS encoding CocE/NonD family hydrolase — MTYQLDPTRSRARVVPSTRTRTTGAPHFGTLPLGDPTGGADGIRWREQVDGKQLYPRVVIDRDVSITMSDGVVLRATVIRPANRFGQTVLTPYPAVININPYNRAAIDFIDQTLHAPVLGKALHTASRSIDGTGTALEGLTTLTQTLSGGVFDVFGINRNLVRSGYVQVVVDVRGTGASLGKWQILGPREQQDSVEVIDWVTGQEWCDGTVGMAGWSYSAINSLQAADKRPAALKAVFAVEGCDDLVRDIYITGGMPSAFIPVWLSAVNMLKWVPNPANVIRDLVRGDAVRWAIDRVKSPATEIPSLLWGFLTARDPRIFDDPYFDDRDPIVDRIEAPTFTVGAWHDLFGRSATGVYERLQMEPGRKQMIVGDGYHLDVGSGYGGQFAPPRLDVLERAWFDRWLKGHRNGIEYYGPVTMLQQGGAWTAGQSFPRPGVAPTRLYLTGEPSSTADHCVHDGSLSTAPAQSVSSLHVRPDSRGLRSRDMTQVTAGATLALGADFARDARYQERGALSFTTEPVGEATPISGAMNLRLNVATTAHEAIWAVTVNDVAPDGTSVVLTNGALSASNRALDQSKSTYADDGSLLSAHHYLSRKRKLPVPADEAIRIDVDLVPTDAVLQPGHRLRVDVYAASLPRYLTLVPDLIKARGRRHQRLVLDPDHPSHLTLLAGDGLR; from the coding sequence ATGACGTACCAGCTGGATCCCACACGGTCGCGCGCACGTGTCGTTCCGTCGACGCGCACCCGCACCACCGGTGCGCCGCATTTCGGCACCCTCCCCCTCGGCGATCCCACCGGCGGCGCCGACGGCATCCGCTGGCGCGAGCAGGTCGACGGCAAGCAGCTCTACCCTCGGGTCGTCATCGACCGCGACGTCTCCATCACCATGAGTGACGGGGTGGTCCTGCGCGCCACGGTCATCCGGCCCGCCAACCGGTTCGGTCAGACGGTCCTCACGCCGTACCCCGCGGTCATCAACATCAACCCGTACAACCGCGCGGCCATCGACTTCATCGACCAGACCCTCCACGCGCCGGTGCTCGGGAAGGCGTTGCACACCGCCTCCCGCTCCATCGACGGGACCGGAACGGCCCTCGAGGGCCTCACGACGCTGACGCAGACGCTGTCGGGTGGCGTCTTCGACGTCTTCGGCATCAACCGCAACCTGGTGCGCAGCGGGTATGTGCAGGTTGTCGTCGACGTCCGCGGTACCGGTGCGAGCCTCGGCAAATGGCAGATCCTCGGTCCTCGCGAGCAACAGGACTCGGTGGAGGTCATCGACTGGGTGACCGGGCAGGAGTGGTGCGACGGGACCGTCGGGATGGCGGGCTGGTCGTACTCCGCCATCAACTCGCTGCAGGCCGCCGACAAGCGGCCCGCCGCACTCAAGGCCGTGTTCGCCGTCGAGGGGTGCGACGACCTGGTGCGCGACATCTACATCACCGGCGGCATGCCGTCGGCCTTCATCCCGGTGTGGCTGTCCGCGGTCAACATGCTCAAGTGGGTTCCCAACCCCGCCAACGTGATCCGCGACCTCGTGCGCGGTGACGCGGTGCGCTGGGCGATCGATCGGGTGAAGTCCCCGGCCACCGAGATCCCCTCGCTGCTGTGGGGATTCCTCACCGCACGCGATCCCCGCATCTTCGACGACCCGTACTTCGATGACCGCGACCCGATCGTCGACCGCATCGAGGCGCCGACCTTCACCGTCGGAGCCTGGCATGATCTGTTCGGCCGCAGCGCAACCGGGGTGTACGAACGTCTGCAGATGGAGCCGGGCCGCAAACAGATGATCGTCGGCGACGGCTATCACCTCGACGTCGGGTCGGGCTACGGCGGGCAGTTCGCGCCGCCACGCCTCGACGTCCTCGAACGCGCGTGGTTCGACCGCTGGCTCAAGGGACACCGCAACGGGATCGAGTACTACGGGCCGGTCACGATGCTGCAGCAGGGTGGCGCGTGGACCGCGGGGCAGAGCTTCCCCCGTCCCGGGGTGGCCCCGACCCGGCTCTACCTGACCGGCGAACCGTCGTCGACCGCGGATCACTGCGTCCACGACGGTTCACTGAGCACCGCTCCCGCACAGTCTGTGTCGTCCCTGCACGTGCGCCCGGACAGCCGGGGCCTCCGCTCCCGCGACATGACCCAGGTGACCGCGGGCGCGACGCTCGCCCTCGGCGCCGACTTCGCCCGGGATGCGCGATACCAGGAGCGTGGCGCATTGTCGTTCACCACGGAGCCGGTCGGCGAGGCCACCCCGATCAGCGGCGCCATGAACCTCCGGCTCAACGTCGCGACGACCGCACACGAGGCCATCTGGGCGGTGACCGTCAACGACGTCGCTCCCGACGGGACGTCGGTCGTACTGACCAACGGTGCATTGTCGGCGTCGAATCGCGCTCTGGACCAGTCGAAGTCGACGTACGCCGACGACGGCAGCCTGCTCTCGGCGCACCACTACCTGTCGCGCAAGCGCAAACTGCCGGTGCCGGCCGACGAAGCGATCCGCATCGACGTCGACCTCGTCCCCACCGATGCGGTCCTCCAGCCGGGCCATCGTCTCCGGGTCGATGTGTACGCCGCGAGCCTGCCGCGTTACCTGACCCTGGTACCCGATCTCATCAAGGCACGCGGGCGTCGCCATCAGCGTCTGGTCCTCGACCCCGACCACCCGAGCCACCTGACGCTGCTGGCCGGCGACGGGCTGCGCTGA
- a CDS encoding glycoside hydrolase family 76 protein, producing the protein MDEQSKSPDRHDPNGRAAAAASAVYDRHLQRAFWLPGTRAAAVAWPIGRMQAQFGSWHYWWHAHLVDLLVDAAIHRVGADRSFDPDVADDVNRLLRGIRIRNGGRWTNNYYDDMAWLGLAIERADRHLHLDHAGGLRTLAGQMLDAWVPDDGGGIPWRKADQFFNAPANGPAAILLARTGHVERAVAMCDWMDANLIDPDTHLVIDGLKKLPDGSLKPETGTYTYCQGVVLGAELEALRATGDSRHLDRLTRLLGAVEGHSCTDGVINGGGGGDGGLFHGVLARYLALVATDLPDVDGSDDLRERAARIVTRSADAAWANRREVAGHAVFSSDWRRQAVIPTDNGAKAQFVEGAVNPSEIPERDLSVQLSAWMVLEAAAAIDLGLPECDQEHTHP; encoded by the coding sequence GTGGACGAACAATCCAAATCGCCGGACCGGCACGACCCGAACGGCCGCGCAGCGGCCGCCGCGAGCGCCGTCTACGACCGGCATCTGCAACGCGCGTTCTGGCTGCCGGGGACACGCGCCGCGGCCGTGGCATGGCCGATCGGACGAATGCAGGCCCAGTTCGGATCCTGGCACTACTGGTGGCACGCGCACCTCGTGGACCTCCTCGTCGACGCCGCGATCCACCGAGTGGGAGCGGACCGCTCCTTCGACCCCGACGTCGCCGACGACGTCAACCGGCTGCTGCGCGGCATCCGAATCCGCAACGGCGGCCGCTGGACCAACAACTATTACGACGACATGGCCTGGCTCGGCCTCGCCATCGAACGCGCCGACCGTCACCTTCACCTCGACCACGCGGGCGGACTCCGCACCCTCGCCGGCCAGATGCTCGACGCGTGGGTGCCCGACGACGGCGGCGGAATCCCGTGGCGCAAGGCCGATCAGTTCTTCAACGCGCCGGCCAACGGTCCGGCCGCGATCCTGCTGGCGCGCACGGGTCACGTCGAGCGCGCGGTGGCGATGTGCGACTGGATGGACGCCAACCTCATCGATCCCGACACCCATCTGGTCATCGACGGACTCAAGAAGCTTCCGGACGGTTCGCTGAAGCCCGAGACCGGCACCTACACCTACTGTCAGGGCGTCGTCCTGGGCGCCGAGCTGGAGGCGTTGCGTGCGACCGGAGATAGTCGGCACCTCGACCGTCTGACCCGGCTCCTCGGCGCCGTCGAAGGCCACTCCTGCACCGACGGGGTGATCAACGGAGGCGGCGGCGGGGACGGAGGGCTCTTCCACGGCGTGCTGGCCCGCTACCTGGCACTCGTCGCCACCGACCTGCCCGACGTCGACGGTTCGGATGACCTGCGAGAGCGCGCCGCCCGGATCGTCACCCGCAGCGCCGACGCCGCCTGGGCCAACCGCCGCGAGGTCGCCGGCCACGCGGTGTTCTCCAGCGACTGGCGCCGGCAAGCCGTGATCCCGACCGACAACGGGGCAAAAGCCCAGTTCGTCGAGGGTGCGGTCAATCCGTCGGAGATTCCGGAGCGAGACCTGTCGGTCCAGCTGTCGGCGTGGATGGTGCTCGAGGCGGCCGCCGCCATCGACCTTGGTTTACCCGAATGTGACCAGGAACACACTCACCCATGA
- the rplJ gene encoding 50S ribosomal protein L10, translating into MAKSEKVAAVAEIAEQFKSSTATVVTEYRGLSVTQISTLRRSLGEGATYSVAKNTLVKRAAAEAGVEGLDELFTGPTAIAFIEGEPVVAAKAIKTFAKDNKALVIKGGYMDGRALSIAEIEQIADLETREVLLAKLAGAMKGNLAKAAGLFNQPASQVARLAAALQEKKNEAGETE; encoded by the coding sequence ATGGCCAAGTCCGAAAAGGTCGCCGCAGTTGCGGAGATCGCGGAGCAGTTCAAGAGCTCCACGGCGACGGTTGTCACGGAATACCGTGGCCTGTCCGTCACCCAGATCAGCACGCTGCGACGTTCCCTCGGTGAGGGTGCAACCTACTCCGTCGCCAAGAACACCCTGGTGAAGCGTGCCGCTGCTGAGGCGGGCGTGGAAGGGCTCGACGAGCTGTTCACCGGTCCGACCGCCATCGCCTTCATCGAGGGTGAGCCGGTCGTGGCCGCGAAGGCGATCAAGACTTTCGCCAAGGACAACAAGGCGCTGGTCATCAAGGGCGGGTACATGGACGGCCGCGCGCTGTCCATTGCCGAGATCGAGCAGATCGCCGACCTTGAGACCCGTGAGGTCTTGCTGGCCAAGCTCGCCGGTGCCATGAAGGGCAACTTGGCAAAGGCTGCCGGTCTGTTCAACCAGCCGGCTTCGCAGGTGGCGCGCCTGGCCGCGGCCCTGCAGGAGAAGAAGAACGAAGCCGGCGAGACCGAATAG
- the rplL gene encoding 50S ribosomal protein L7/L12 produces the protein MAKLTADELIDQFKELTLLELSDFVKKFEEVFEVTAAAPVAVAAAGAPAAGGAEAAAEQDEFDVILEGAGDKKIQVIKVVREVVSGLGLKEAKDLVESAPKALLEKVDKEAAEAAKAKLEEAGAKVSVK, from the coding sequence ATGGCGAAGCTCACCGCTGACGAGCTCATCGATCAGTTCAAGGAACTGACCCTGCTGGAGCTCAGCGATTTCGTGAAGAAGTTCGAAGAGGTCTTCGAGGTCACCGCGGCTGCTCCCGTCGCCGTCGCCGCTGCCGGTGCGCCGGCTGCCGGTGGCGCCGAGGCTGCTGCCGAGCAGGACGAGTTCGACGTCATCCTCGAGGGTGCCGGCGACAAGAAGATCCAGGTCATCAAGGTCGTCCGCGAGGTCGTCTCGGGCCTGGGCCTGAAGGAAGCCAAGGACCTCGTCGAGAGCGCTCCGAAGGCTCTGCTGGAGAAGGTCGACAAGGAGGCCGCCGAGGCTGCCAAGGCCAAGCTCGAAGAGGCCGGCGCCAAGGTTTCGGTCAAGTAA
- a CDS encoding ABC transporter ATP-binding protein has product MGVEVSVEGLTKSFGSQNIWRDVSLTLPEGEVSALLGPSGTGKSVFLKTLIGLLHPEQGSVIIDGTDITQCSAKELYEIRKLFGVLFQDGALFGSMSLFDNIAFPLREHTKKKENEVRDIVMEKIDLVGLTGAEDKLPGEISGGMRKRAGLARALVLDPQIILCDEPDSGLDPVRTAYISQLLIDINAQIDATILIVTHNINIARTIPDNIGMLFRKELVMFGPREQLLTSEQPVVKQFLSGDRFGPIGMSEEKDEAVQKQEEAMQAAGISGGGTKEDFTEIIPQVQPNPGMPERKAIARHRERVHQMLPDLPQNAQEAIRRSQEQEDQIREESRAHADNMANGNDPGANNQGGNEWTPAQGNVAVADSKTDVIDYGGSDAPTEQWHTPGDALTKPSHRADGNEGRNP; this is encoded by the coding sequence GTGGGTGTTGAGGTCAGCGTCGAAGGACTCACCAAGTCGTTCGGTTCGCAGAACATTTGGCGTGATGTCTCTCTGACCCTGCCGGAGGGGGAGGTCTCCGCGCTGCTGGGTCCGTCGGGTACCGGTAAGTCGGTGTTCCTGAAGACCTTGATCGGTCTGCTGCATCCCGAGCAGGGGTCGGTGATCATCGATGGCACCGACATCACGCAGTGTTCGGCCAAGGAGCTCTACGAGATCCGCAAGCTGTTCGGCGTGCTGTTCCAGGACGGTGCGTTGTTCGGGTCGATGAGTTTGTTCGACAACATCGCGTTCCCGCTTCGTGAGCACACGAAGAAGAAGGAGAACGAGGTCCGCGACATCGTGATGGAGAAGATCGACCTCGTCGGTCTGACCGGTGCCGAGGACAAACTCCCGGGTGAGATCTCCGGTGGTATGCGCAAGCGTGCCGGTCTGGCGCGTGCGCTGGTGCTGGATCCGCAGATCATTCTGTGTGACGAGCCGGACTCGGGTCTGGATCCGGTGCGTACCGCCTACATCAGCCAGTTGCTGATCGACATCAACGCCCAGATCGACGCGACGATCCTGATCGTGACGCACAACATCAACATCGCGCGGACGATCCCGGACAACATCGGCATGTTGTTCCGCAAGGAGTTGGTGATGTTCGGTCCGCGTGAGCAGTTGCTGACCTCGGAGCAGCCGGTGGTCAAGCAGTTCCTCTCCGGTGACCGGTTCGGTCCGATCGGTATGTCGGAGGAGAAGGACGAGGCGGTGCAGAAGCAGGAAGAGGCGATGCAGGCCGCGGGTATCTCCGGTGGTGGTACCAAGGAGGACTTCACCGAGATCATCCCGCAGGTGCAGCCCAATCCCGGTATGCCCGAGCGTAAGGCGATCGCCCGTCACCGCGAGCGCGTCCATCAGATGCTGCCCGACCTGCCGCAGAACGCCCAGGAGGCGATCCGCCGCAGCCAGGAACAAGAAGACCAGATCCGCGAGGAGAGCCGCGCCCACGCCGACAACATGGCGAACGGCAACGACCCGGGCGCGAACAACCAGGGCGGCAACGAGTGGACCCCCGCGCAGGGAAATGTGGCGGTCGCGGATTCCAAGACCGACGTCATCGACTACGGCGGCAGTGATGCCCCGACCGAGCAGTGGCACACACCCGGTGATGCACTGACCAAGCCCAGCCATCGTGCTGATGGGAACGAAGGGCGGAATCCCTAA